In Thermanaeromonas sp. C210, the following proteins share a genomic window:
- a CDS encoding sensor histidine kinase has protein sequence MFSGIRGRIVAAYFLITGLLFLLGGGMLIAGLNAYYISGIESILTRQAEWNANFFQDYWSRPDRVADLSLAASQLVSSFTQGTQARVQIVDLEGRLLADSHDSLLQEEVGQAPEVQAALRGEPGTYRGANPATGEAILAVARPLRQGGVVSGALRISSSLMVVRRVIRNVTLIWLLVTAAALTFAAAVGSFLAGTVVRPLSEITSAAERIARGNLNVTVARRFNDEIGRLADTLNHMTRELRRLDRLKSEFISSISHELRTPLTSIKGFVITLLEGLPVEEQELRRGLEIINRETDRLTGLVEELLDFSRLAAGQLTLRLSPVDLAGLVQDTAEQMRPRAVRQGIDLQITIKDPFPPVEADADRLKQVLVNLVDNALKFTPAGGRIIVALERLGQNLALKVCDTGVGIDPQELPLVTQRFYRGRQAPSSGSGLGLALCEEIIGLHGGRLEIASQPGQGTTVTVLLPAR, from the coding sequence GTGTTTTCCGGCATCCGCGGCCGCATTGTCGCCGCTTACTTCCTTATCACCGGGCTTCTCTTTCTCCTGGGCGGCGGTATGCTAATTGCAGGCCTTAACGCCTACTATATTTCCGGCATCGAATCCATATTGACCAGACAGGCGGAATGGAACGCTAATTTTTTTCAGGACTACTGGAGCCGGCCGGACCGGGTGGCGGATCTCTCCCTGGCAGCTTCGCAACTAGTTTCCAGCTTTACCCAGGGAACCCAGGCTCGCGTACAGATAGTGGATTTGGAGGGCCGGTTGTTGGCCGACTCTCACGATTCCCTGCTGCAGGAAGAGGTAGGCCAGGCCCCCGAAGTGCAGGCCGCCCTTCGGGGCGAGCCGGGGACCTACCGGGGGGCCAATCCGGCTACCGGTGAAGCCATCCTGGCCGTGGCCCGGCCCTTACGCCAGGGGGGAGTGGTGAGCGGCGCCCTCCGCATCAGCTCCAGCCTCATGGTGGTAAGGAGGGTGATCAGGAACGTCACTCTGATCTGGCTGCTGGTGACTGCTGCCGCCCTTACCTTTGCGGCTGCCGTCGGTTCTTTCCTGGCAGGGACCGTGGTGCGGCCGCTTAGCGAAATCACTTCAGCGGCTGAGCGCATTGCCCGTGGCAACTTGAACGTTACCGTCGCTCGTCGCTTTAACGACGAGATCGGTCGCCTGGCCGATACCCTAAATCACATGACTCGAGAACTGCGGCGGCTGGACAGGCTAAAAAGCGAATTCATTAGCTCCATCTCCCACGAACTGCGTACTCCTTTAACTTCCATTAAGGGCTTTGTAATCACCCTGCTGGAAGGACTGCCGGTAGAAGAACAGGAACTACGGCGCGGGCTGGAAATCATCAACCGCGAAACCGACCGTCTGACAGGCCTGGTGGAGGAGTTGCTTGATTTTAGCCGCCTGGCCGCGGGGCAGCTTACCTTGCGCTTGTCGCCCGTGGACCTAGCCGGGCTGGTGCAGGACACTGCCGAACAGATGCGCCCGCGGGCGGTGCGGCAGGGAATAGATCTGCAGATCACCATAAAAGATCCCTTTCCTCCGGTGGAAGCCGACGCCGACCGTTTGAAACAAGTCCTGGTGAATCTGGTGGACAACGCCCTGAAATTCACTCCGGCAGGGGGAAGAATCATCGTGGCCCTGGAACGGCTGGGCCAGAACCTGGCTCTAAAGGTTTGCGACACCGGCGTGGGCATAGATCCTCAAGAACTACCCCTGGTTACCCAGCGTTTCTATCGCGGCCGCCAGGCCCCCTCCAGCGGGAGCGGCCTAGGATTGGCCCTCTGTGAGGAGATCATAGGTCTTCACGGAGGGCGCCTCGAGATTGCCAGTCAGCCGGGGCAAGGCACCACCGTTACAGTTCTCCTGCCTGCTCGTTGA
- a CDS encoding response regulator transcription factor produces MDRELIVIMEDEEAIAEFVRLNLERAGFRVSWAASGEEGLALVRREPPVLVVLDLRLPGMDGLEVCRYLRRFYPEVAVIMLTARGQPLDKVRGLELGADDYITKPFDPRELVARVQAVLRRTRPGSTAQGRVKQFGSLHIDLCRRRVSKGDRILELTPREFDLLAFLAHRPGQVFSRDEILDAVWGPDYCGDPKTVDVHIRRLREKLEDNPARPVYLQTAWGVGYCLNPGREDKDNRTGS; encoded by the coding sequence ATGGACCGAGAGCTGATCGTGATCATGGAAGATGAGGAGGCCATCGCGGAGTTCGTCCGCCTCAACTTGGAGCGGGCGGGCTTTCGCGTGTCCTGGGCGGCAAGCGGCGAAGAGGGGCTGGCCCTGGTGCGCCGGGAGCCTCCTGTTCTGGTGGTCCTGGACCTGCGCCTGCCCGGCATGGACGGGTTGGAAGTATGCCGGTACTTGCGCCGGTTTTATCCTGAGGTGGCCGTCATCATGCTTACGGCTCGGGGCCAGCCCCTGGACAAGGTCCGGGGGTTGGAACTGGGGGCCGATGATTACATTACCAAGCCCTTTGACCCGCGGGAATTAGTAGCCCGGGTACAGGCCGTCCTGCGCCGCACCAGGCCAGGTAGTACCGCCCAAGGCAGGGTAAAGCAATTCGGCAGCCTTCACATCGACTTGTGCCGCCGCCGGGTGAGCAAGGGAGATAGGATACTGGAGTTAACGCCCCGCGAGTTTGATCTTTTGGCCTTCCTGGCCCACAGGCCCGGCCAGGTATTTAGCCGGGATGAAATCCTGGATGCCGTCTGGGGCCCGGATTACTGCGGCGATCCCAAGACGGTAGACGTGCACATCCGCCGCCTGAGGGAGAAATTGGAGGATAACCCCGCCCGGCCCGTCTACCTGCAAACGGCCTGGGGAGTAGGTTACTGCTTAAACCCCGGCCGGGAAGATAAGGACAACCGCACTGGAAGCTAA
- a CDS encoding YcdB/YcdC domain-containing protein codes for MHKASRDLLEQAKAIAHTLVSIPPHYVTVLEDLVDRATHKEAHLWWRDTKDPDQGMVVVILAMPKGRLLELERFEGEEPPVFKGGQPREAVSLDQRRQVAEAFLMTHVPGFQTDFPQLHVEDFKGFTRFAWSQTVAGRPLPDTGLHIDVDTRGRIKAFRFKGKRVRLPSPPAQLRSREEVLQEAKRALNATLMLAHLDPKLYLLPQDGLGETRLVYWIEGLGSLPADVDVPGPAYNVHVSSDKKPRLLPLEASSDPVVLGQEPLEAFLEHVSGDLSRYPRRDMDWEGERQVVWLEETYANFISPDLWPTADVLLRPGFPPESHSSPQAKTFAQFFEALFNFRVAKMTICQASGRLLGFVRFCHDNETQRVISGPKCLPPAVLKAKAIAFIQRVFPEAHRYLFLVDDEILDSPPIQEEGLAEASDESPNQIFRFEAFIDGIPLYLFSCFVTLRRTDGRIVAYMSTETHPSIFLATPRTPRITREAAIARVAQELDIRLEWEQIPEGEDNDIALFYRPYFPQGTVRFIDALSGEPIRERHP; via the coding sequence ATGCATAAAGCGTCAAGGGATCTCTTGGAGCAAGCCAAGGCCATAGCTCATACCCTGGTTTCCATTCCCCCCCACTATGTCACCGTATTGGAAGACCTGGTTGACCGCGCGACACATAAGGAGGCCCATCTATGGTGGCGGGATACGAAGGATCCCGACCAAGGCATGGTTGTTGTCATCCTGGCCATGCCTAAAGGACGCCTCCTGGAATTGGAAAGATTTGAAGGTGAAGAGCCGCCGGTCTTTAAGGGCGGCCAACCCCGAGAGGCCGTTTCCCTCGACCAACGAAGACAGGTCGCCGAAGCCTTTTTGATGACCCACGTGCCGGGTTTCCAAACGGATTTCCCGCAACTTCACGTCGAGGACTTCAAGGGCTTTACCCGTTTTGCGTGGTCGCAGACGGTGGCCGGACGGCCGCTGCCGGACACCGGCCTACACATCGACGTTGACACCCGCGGTCGCATCAAGGCCTTCCGCTTCAAAGGAAAACGCGTTCGGCTGCCGTCGCCGCCTGCACAACTCCGTTCACGCGAGGAGGTCCTACAGGAGGCTAAGCGCGCCCTTAACGCCACCTTGATGCTCGCCCACCTCGATCCAAAGCTTTATCTTCTTCCGCAAGATGGCCTCGGCGAAACCCGGCTAGTCTACTGGATCGAAGGCCTTGGGTCGCTCCCCGCGGATGTGGACGTCCCCGGCCCAGCTTACAACGTGCATGTTTCCTCGGACAAAAAGCCAAGGCTTCTTCCCTTGGAGGCCTCGTCCGATCCTGTCGTCCTCGGCCAAGAACCTCTCGAGGCGTTCCTTGAGCACGTTAGCGGGGACCTTAGCCGCTATCCGCGGCGCGACATGGATTGGGAGGGTGAGCGGCAGGTGGTGTGGCTTGAAGAAACATACGCCAATTTTATCTCTCCTGACCTGTGGCCTACAGCCGACGTCTTGTTGCGACCCGGGTTTCCGCCTGAATCCCACTCATCTCCCCAAGCCAAAACCTTTGCTCAATTTTTTGAGGCCCTTTTTAATTTTCGCGTCGCCAAGATGACCATCTGCCAAGCTTCGGGGCGCCTCTTGGGCTTCGTTCGCTTTTGCCATGATAACGAAACCCAGCGTGTCATCTCCGGGCCGAAGTGCTTGCCCCCTGCCGTGCTTAAAGCTAAGGCCATCGCTTTCATCCAGCGCGTCTTCCCCGAGGCCCACCGTTATTTGTTCTTGGTCGATGACGAAATCCTCGATTCTCCTCCGATACAAGAAGAAGGCCTCGCAGAAGCTTCAGACGAGAGCCCAAATCAAATATTTCGGTTTGAAGCTTTTATCGATGGCATTCCCCTTTATCTATTCTCTTGTTTCGTCACCTTGCGTCGCACCGATGGTCGTATCGTCGCCTACATGAGTACAGAGACGCACCCCTCCATCTTTCTGGCAACTCCCAGAACGCCCCGAATCACCCGTGAAGCGGCCATCGCCCGTGTCGCGCAAGAGCTCGATATCCGCCTCGAATGGGAGCAAATCCCAGAAGGGGAGGATAACGACATCGCCTTGTTCTACCGTCCTTACTTTCCCCAAGGGACCGTACGTTTCATCGACGCCCTTAGCGGCGAGCCCATCAGGGAACGGCACCCTTAA
- a CDS encoding sigma-70 family RNA polymerase sigma factor codes for MRGERAIELFEFEGLFQTYYSGVYRWLYYLLGERTAAEDLAQEVFLKLYCQPPGDKSNLRGWLRRVAANLAYNYLRSEERRRRREEGEVFKEARGVIALEEALLREEEARRVRNCLAQLSPRERLCLLLRQEGYSYAEIASIIQVDKNSVGTILARARRHFVTLYNRNEGREGHVSR; via the coding sequence TTGCGGGGGGAAAGGGCCATCGAGCTTTTTGAATTTGAAGGGCTGTTTCAGACTTATTATTCCGGGGTGTATAGGTGGCTGTATTACCTTCTGGGAGAGCGAACGGCCGCCGAGGACCTCGCCCAGGAAGTCTTCCTTAAGCTTTATTGCCAGCCCCCGGGGGATAAAAGCAATCTCCGAGGGTGGCTGAGGCGGGTAGCCGCTAACCTGGCCTATAACTATCTCCGGAGCGAAGAGCGGCGCCGCCGTCGTGAAGAGGGAGAGGTCTTTAAGGAGGCGCGCGGGGTAATTGCCCTGGAGGAAGCCCTGTTGCGGGAGGAAGAAGCCCGGAGGGTGCGGAATTGTCTGGCCCAGCTTTCACCCCGGGAACGCCTCTGCCTTCTTTTAAGGCAGGAGGGTTACAGCTACGCTGAGATCGCCTCTATCATCCAGGTAGACAAAAACTCGGTGGGCACTATATTAGCCCGGGCACGGCGGCACTTTGTCACCCTGTACAACCGTAATGAGGGGAGGGAGGGCCATGTGTCCCGATGA
- a CDS encoding YHS domain-containing protein, which translates to MREQKGRMFTGQVRDPVCGMMVNKEEAVYRIYGGQEYYFCSEDCARIFEARRERRANL; encoded by the coding sequence ATGAGGGAACAAAAAGGCAGAATGTTTACCGGCCAGGTCCGGGACCCTGTCTGTGGAATGATGGTAAACAAGGAAGAGGCTGTTTACAGGATTTACGGCGGACAAGAGTATTACTTTTGCAGTGAGGATTGCGCGCGTATCTTTGAGGCCCGGCGTGAGCGCAGGGCCAACTTATGA
- a CDS encoding ABC transporter ATP-binding protein: MAIVETRNLTKIYGRQIACREICLSVEEGQIFGLLGPNGAGKSTLVKMLVGLVYPTQGEALVAGRRPWDSRGRREIGFLPENFRLHEWLKGEELLVFHGRLAGLKEKEARRRARQVLELVGLDKDGGKMVAHYSKGMQQRLGLAAALVGNPRVIFLDEPTSALDPLGRRQVRELLGALKQEGKTIFLNSHLLSEVEQVCDRVAIIHQGRVLAQGSLKELIMGPTEVKARVGGLKPELEENLRRRYPSLRAEGGHLTVALNSKEEIPHLVAYLVAEGLRIYEITPRQNSLEEVFVKLVGEGEKLECG; this comes from the coding sequence ATGGCTATCGTCGAAACCAGGAATCTGACGAAAATCTACGGTAGACAAATAGCCTGCCGGGAGATCTGCCTCTCCGTAGAGGAGGGGCAGATTTTCGGCCTTTTGGGGCCCAACGGCGCAGGTAAGAGCACCCTGGTCAAAATGTTAGTGGGCCTGGTTTACCCTACGCAGGGAGAAGCCCTGGTGGCCGGACGCAGGCCTTGGGATAGCCGGGGACGCCGGGAGATTGGTTTTCTACCGGAAAACTTCCGCCTTCATGAGTGGCTTAAGGGCGAGGAGCTTTTGGTCTTCCACGGTCGCCTTGCGGGACTTAAAGAGAAGGAAGCCCGGCGCCGGGCCCGGCAGGTTTTGGAACTCGTGGGGTTAGACAAAGACGGGGGAAAAATGGTAGCCCATTACAGCAAGGGCATGCAGCAGCGTTTGGGTCTGGCGGCTGCCCTGGTAGGTAACCCCCGGGTAATCTTCCTAGATGAGCCCACCTCGGCCCTGGACCCCCTGGGCCGGCGCCAGGTACGGGAACTCCTTGGGGCCCTAAAACAGGAGGGTAAGACCATCTTTCTAAACAGCCATCTCCTAAGCGAAGTCGAACAGGTGTGCGACCGGGTAGCTATTATCCACCAGGGGAGGGTGCTGGCGCAGGGAAGCCTTAAGGAGCTTATCATGGGGCCCACGGAGGTTAAGGCCAGGGTCGGCGGCTTAAAACCGGAACTGGAGGAAAACTTACGTCGCCGCTACCCCTCCTTAAGGGCAGAAGGCGGCCATCTTACTGTGGCCCTAAACAGTAAGGAGGAAATACCCCATCTGGTAGCGTACCTGGTGGCGGAGGGCCTGCGCATATATGAGATAACGCCCCGGCAAAACTCCCTGGAGGAAGTCTTTGTCAAGCTAGTGGGGGAAGGGGAAAAGCTGGAATGTGGTTAA
- a CDS encoding tetratricopeptide repeat protein, protein MGAVLFFGGCSLPSPSAAIRPPEVAGQVDETAKAVQDLLAPGQTVVEARLLGASDGDDGGQKAVVVEDLNGDGQQELVVGYRDPEEGNGVFIAHRTPQGWQKVWQEILGPPELDILGVEDLTGDGQPEVIIGGIIGASAGNHLKVLSYALSEKDGTPSYTTLWQAGYHLLEVGDFDQDDRQEIALWVKDTGTAMAVEVYRWSPAELHFPAGFYEAEDAYPAYFPRVIEYYRQHLQEMPDAAFLWYYLASAQVKAGRPEEALASIEKGMGLKGDYPSAEQWDLVKGQALVALGRYEEALTTFTRITTKDKSGGSTSESSSYGVAPFLLAQAYYGTGLAWEGLKEYDRARGAYTRAVELQSDWIPPARALQRLNARPAVDKVTAYLAALKPEERERGLKGIEQWAREQGLYLATVKAQSAGGLPETWLVDLKAGPYDGTIDVHLIYWWEEGPSAPGNGRLKYQAFYSAEAQVHGLGPTHQALSGRLALGPEDSAEMAAVYDSAFSGSGSPRPELYLLRRQDDGWRILWRPPSREWRNSHGSITFTGAGLEEFILQSDSWEAGDGKDQIFHEANAGPHRQFRDVWRRQGGNYQRVAAETVSTAYSALVEFIYHLSLGQEEQAAQWALAPGLTSQAKEWGLIQQPLGQRWLLELPDPAAELQGPLTIASGPAAGIQVTFANREGKWLLKELKKVRVTDR, encoded by the coding sequence ATGGGGGCGGTCCTTTTCTTCGGCGGATGTAGCCTTCCTAGCCCCTCGGCCGCCATCAGGCCACCTGAGGTGGCCGGGCAGGTGGATGAAACGGCCAAAGCCGTCCAGGATTTGCTGGCTCCTGGCCAAACCGTGGTGGAAGCAAGGCTTCTAGGTGCCTCGGACGGCGATGACGGCGGGCAAAAGGCCGTTGTCGTAGAGGATCTGAACGGAGACGGTCAACAGGAATTGGTGGTAGGTTACCGTGACCCGGAGGAAGGGAACGGCGTTTTCATTGCCCACCGCACCCCCCAAGGGTGGCAAAAGGTTTGGCAGGAGATACTCGGTCCCCCAGAACTGGATATCCTGGGGGTAGAGGACTTAACTGGCGATGGCCAGCCAGAAGTTATTATTGGTGGAATCATCGGAGCTTCAGCGGGGAACCACTTGAAGGTATTATCTTATGCTCTTTCGGAAAAAGATGGAACCCCTTCTTACACCACCCTGTGGCAGGCAGGTTATCACCTCCTAGAAGTGGGAGACTTCGACCAGGACGACCGCCAGGAAATAGCCCTCTGGGTGAAGGATACTGGAACCGCTATGGCGGTAGAGGTCTACCGCTGGTCACCTGCGGAGCTGCATTTCCCCGCCGGATTTTACGAGGCTGAAGACGCCTATCCGGCCTACTTCCCGCGGGTAATAGAATATTACCGGCAACACCTCCAGGAGATGCCTGATGCTGCCTTTCTATGGTACTACCTGGCTTCCGCCCAGGTTAAGGCCGGCCGGCCGGAGGAGGCCCTGGCTTCCATAGAAAAAGGCATGGGTCTCAAAGGAGACTACCCCAGCGCCGAGCAGTGGGATCTGGTGAAAGGGCAGGCCCTAGTTGCTTTGGGGCGATATGAGGAAGCCCTGACCACCTTTACCCGAATCACAACTAAGGACAAATCCGGTGGTTCGACATCGGAATCTTCTTCTTACGGCGTGGCACCGTTCCTTTTGGCCCAGGCCTACTACGGCACCGGGCTGGCCTGGGAAGGGTTGAAAGAGTATGACCGGGCGAGAGGCGCCTACACCCGCGCCGTGGAACTCCAGAGTGACTGGATCCCCCCGGCCCGGGCCCTGCAGCGCCTTAACGCCCGGCCGGCCGTGGATAAAGTTACCGCTTATCTGGCGGCCTTGAAACCGGAGGAACGAGAAAGGGGTCTTAAGGGAATTGAGCAATGGGCCCGGGAGCAGGGACTTTACCTGGCCACCGTGAAAGCGCAAAGCGCGGGCGGCTTGCCCGAGACCTGGCTGGTCGATCTTAAGGCCGGCCCCTATGACGGTACCATTGATGTGCACCTTATTTACTGGTGGGAAGAAGGGCCATCGGCTCCGGGAAACGGTCGGCTTAAGTACCAGGCCTTCTACAGCGCCGAGGCCCAGGTTCACGGCCTGGGACCTACCCACCAGGCCTTAAGCGGGCGCTTGGCTCTTGGCCCGGAAGATAGCGCCGAGATGGCCGCCGTTTACGATAGCGCCTTTTCGGGCAGCGGCTCCCCTCGCCCGGAACTTTATCTTTTGCGCCGGCAGGACGATGGCTGGCGAATCCTCTGGAGGCCACCGTCCCGGGAATGGCGCAACAGCCACGGCAGTATTACTTTTACGGGAGCCGGCTTGGAAGAGTTTATCTTGCAAAGCGATTCCTGGGAAGCAGGGGATGGTAAAGATCAGATTTTCCACGAGGCCAATGCGGGGCCGCACCGCCAGTTTCGGGATGTCTGGCGAAGGCAGGGCGGCAATTACCAGCGGGTGGCCGCCGAGACAGTATCTACCGCCTACAGCGCCCTGGTGGAATTTATCTACCACCTGAGCCTGGGGCAGGAGGAGCAGGCGGCCCAGTGGGCTCTGGCTCCCGGACTGACAAGCCAGGCTAAGGAATGGGGTCTTATACAGCAGCCCCTGGGCCAGAGATGGCTTTTGGAACTGCCCGACCCGGCAGCGGAGCTGCAAGGGCCCCTTACCATCGCCAGCGGGCCGGCAGCCGGGATCCAGGTGACCTTCGCTAACCGGGAAGGGAAGTGGCTCCTCAAAGAACTTAAAAAGGTGCGGGTAACGGACAGATAA
- a CDS encoding YckD family protein: MKKKLVVVMATLLLVALAVPAAFAALNDQQREEVNQLFQQMFELKKQIIDKYVEGGEITPEQGRIMKEHLDYMQQYHRDYGFGIMGAGHCGAGFFGNNGGRPAPSGFRYGGHMMGAYGMMY, from the coding sequence ATGAAAAAGAAATTGGTCGTTGTTATGGCCACTTTGCTCTTGGTAGCGCTGGCGGTCCCTGCTGCCTTTGCGGCCCTGAACGACCAGCAAAGGGAAGAAGTCAATCAGCTCTTCCAACAGATGTTCGAGCTAAAGAAGCAAATTATCGATAAGTATGTAGAGGGCGGGGAGATTACCCCGGAACAGGGCCGCATAATGAAAGAACACCTGGATTACATGCAACAGTATCATAGGGACTACGGCTTTGGTATTATGGGTGCCGGTCACTGTGGCGCCGGTTTCTTCGGAAATAACGGGGGACGACCTGCCCCTTCCGGTTTTAGGTACGGAGGGCATATGATGGGCGCCTACGGTATGATGTATTAA
- a CDS encoding ABC transporter permease, with amino-acid sequence MWLMALFTFREAWRKKVVIVVGVLTLGFLVLYGTGLHFIGENLNWQANSLEYMQGILVFVLGVYFAGFLVAGLSIMSAVGSISGEIENGTIPTLATRPLSRSSLLLGKFAGQAAVLVTYAAFFFLALAGLLYWQVGMMIPGLLPALGLFVLEPVVLLAITMWGTTRLPTMGNGILAFSLYALAVVGGMIEQIGALLNSTPTVYAGVITSLLLPVDSLYRRLVAEIGEKVPFSSQMGFVDPQDFLGPFGSPSTPSDWMIIYTLMYIFLSLAAAVYFFNRRDI; translated from the coding sequence ATGTGGTTAATGGCCCTTTTCACCTTTCGCGAGGCCTGGCGCAAGAAAGTTGTTATAGTAGTCGGCGTGTTAACCCTGGGCTTTCTGGTCTTGTACGGCACCGGCCTCCACTTCATAGGCGAGAACCTGAACTGGCAGGCAAACTCCCTAGAGTATATGCAAGGGATACTCGTCTTTGTGCTCGGCGTTTACTTCGCGGGTTTCCTGGTGGCGGGTCTGTCCATCATGTCCGCTGTCGGCAGTATTTCTGGCGAAATTGAAAACGGCACCATTCCTACCCTGGCTACGAGGCCCCTATCCCGCAGCTCCCTCCTGTTGGGCAAATTTGCCGGTCAGGCAGCGGTGTTAGTCACCTATGCAGCCTTCTTTTTCTTAGCCCTGGCCGGTCTGCTATACTGGCAGGTGGGCATGATGATACCCGGCCTTTTGCCCGCCCTGGGCCTGTTCGTCCTTGAGCCCGTGGTGCTCCTGGCCATTACCATGTGGGGAACGACGAGGCTTCCCACCATGGGCAATGGCATCCTGGCCTTCTCCCTCTATGCTCTAGCCGTGGTAGGAGGTATGATAGAGCAAATCGGAGCATTGTTGAATTCTACTCCTACCGTGTACGCCGGGGTGATAACCAGCCTGCTCCTACCGGTGGACTCCCTGTATCGGCGCCTGGTGGCTGAAATAGGAGAGAAGGTTCCCTTCAGCTCCCAGATGGGTTTTGTGGACCCCCAAGACTTCTTAGGGCCCTTCGGTAGCCCATCCACTCCCAGCGACTGGATGATAATATATACTCTGATGTATATATTCCTGTCCTTGGCCGCTGCTGTTTACTTTTTCAATAGACGAGATATTTGA
- a CDS encoding YdcF family protein gives MATPNIMKKLVLRLLTLLVAGAVLTTGILYAYIEWFGRRVKPQEAEVIIVLGAAVWPEGPSPALLERLALAERLYREGYAPAVITTGGVGNLNPTPEGRAARETLIARGLPANYIYEETTSCNTRENLEGALSIMQRHGWKRALIVSHDFHLLRAMREARKLGMEVSGAGVHRTALVRPPLILREVVANLVSLVR, from the coding sequence ATGGCTACGCCCAATATAATGAAAAAACTCGTCCTGCGCCTATTAACCTTACTGGTGGCCGGAGCAGTTCTGACAACGGGTATTCTCTACGCCTACATTGAATGGTTCGGCCGCCGGGTTAAACCTCAAGAAGCAGAGGTAATAATTGTACTGGGTGCGGCTGTATGGCCCGAGGGCCCCAGCCCTGCCCTGTTGGAACGCCTGGCCTTGGCGGAGAGGCTATACCGGGAAGGTTATGCTCCGGCCGTTATCACCACCGGCGGGGTAGGGAATCTCAATCCCACACCGGAGGGAAGGGCGGCAAGGGAGACCCTTATAGCCCGGGGCCTACCGGCAAATTATATTTATGAAGAAACCACTTCCTGTAATACGCGAGAAAACCTGGAAGGTGCTCTTTCTATCATGCAGAGGCATGGATGGAAACGGGCCCTCATCGTGAGCCACGATTTCCACCTGTTGCGCGCCATGCGAGAGGCTAGAAAGCTGGGCATGGAGGTTTCGGGGGCCGGGGTTCACAGAACGGCCCTGGTGAGGCCTCCATTAATCTTAAGGGAAGTGGTGGCGAACCTGGTGAGCTTGGTGAGGTAG
- a CDS encoding anti-sigma factor family protein has protein sequence MCPDEGLLQAFLDGELDAAQAIKVAGHLRRCAACRERAAVLEEVKREASSALEVYRRATESVVCPRRVPQKVLPPSGNSSSSNGLVKALGATNNNNKVRRVRDMVFKHKWASGLAVAALALIFLLGWTPGRTLASQFLSIFRMEKVQVVKFTPQDVAELERLLNGQAGEVDIQNFGRLEVTQPGQRLQVTDPSRVAELTGLEPRIPEVLAGMEREEILVDRGMVIKITPDVEKINAYLKGHGNVLLPESLKGQSFALKVPPAVEVRYKGPVELLIAGDLTIEAPAGVDVPALRQALLGLPLLPDNLRRQLGAIDDWQHTLPIPDTQDLAAREVTVNGNQGVYVSRDDKSRGVLVWRQDNSWWAIEGLPLEEALKAAAEVK, from the coding sequence ATGTGTCCCGATGAAGGGCTCCTCCAGGCCTTTCTAGATGGTGAGCTGGATGCAGCTCAGGCTATAAAGGTCGCAGGGCATTTGAGACGATGCGCCGCTTGCCGGGAGCGGGCGGCCGTGCTGGAGGAGGTGAAGAGGGAAGCAAGTTCCGCTCTAGAGGTATACCGGCGGGCAACGGAGTCTGTAGTCTGTCCGCGACGGGTGCCCCAGAAGGTTTTACCGCCTTCCGGGAATAGCTCTTCGTCTAATGGGTTAGTGAAGGCCTTGGGGGCAACAAACAATAACAATAAGGTAAGGAGGGTAAGGGATATGGTGTTTAAGCACAAATGGGCGTCCGGTCTGGCTGTGGCGGCCCTGGCCTTGATATTTCTCCTCGGCTGGACTCCGGGACGCACCCTGGCTTCCCAGTTCTTAAGCATCTTTCGTATGGAAAAGGTACAGGTGGTAAAATTTACTCCCCAGGATGTGGCCGAGCTCGAAAGACTTCTGAACGGTCAGGCCGGAGAAGTAGATATTCAGAATTTTGGCCGGTTAGAGGTTACTCAGCCGGGACAGCGACTACAAGTAACAGATCCCTCCCGTGTAGCAGAGTTAACCGGCCTTGAGCCCCGGATCCCAGAGGTTCTGGCCGGTATGGAAAGGGAAGAGATCCTGGTAGACCGGGGTATGGTCATCAAGATTACACCTGATGTAGAAAAAATAAACGCTTACTTAAAAGGACACGGAAACGTGCTCTTGCCGGAAAGCCTTAAAGGCCAGTCCTTTGCCTTAAAGGTGCCGCCGGCTGTAGAGGTCCGGTATAAAGGCCCCGTAGAACTTCTCATCGCCGGGGACTTGACCATCGAGGCTCCGGCCGGAGTAGACGTTCCGGCCCTGCGACAGGCCTTGCTTGGCTTGCCTTTACTGCCAGACAATTTGCGCCGCCAGCTCGGAGCCATCGACGATTGGCAGCATACTCTGCCTATACCGGACACCCAGGACTTGGCGGCCCGGGAAGTTACAGTTAACGGTAACCAGGGTGTTTACGTTAGCCGCGACGATAAATCCCGCGGCGTCCTGGTGTGGCGCCAGGATAACAGTTGGTGGGCTATAGAGGGACTTCCCTTGGAAGAAGCCTTGAAAGCTGCTGCGGAGGTCAAATAA